The following nucleotide sequence is from Fructobacillus americanaquae.
AGAATTTGAAAGTTGGCTTGTTAAACATCAACTCCGCCTTTCCCCTGGCTCCAGCACGGTTCTTTTCCACAAGAACTTCAATCGGAACAACTGTTTCTTCCTCAACCTGGTTACCACCTTCATCGCCATCCTCACCCGCTCGGTTGGGATGGTAATCATCACGGTACAAAAAGGCCACGATGTCAGCATCCTGCTCGATCGAACCGGACTCACGCAAATCAGAGAGAATTGGTCGTTGGTCCTGACGCTGTTCAACGCCACGCGAAAGCTGAGCCAAGGCAATAATCGGCGTGTGCAATTCTTTTGCCAGTTTCTTGATAGAACGAGAAACTTCAGAAACGGCTTGCTGACGGCTTTCACTATTGGCAGATTCAATCAATCCTAGGTAGTCAATCATGACCAGACCCAATGGGTGGGGATTTTCATCCCGCTCTTCTTCTGGCAGCCGCCCAACAACTTCACGTTCTAGTTTTCGCAGCTTAGCCGAGATTTGAGCCATGCGAATTCCTGGCGTGTCATCCATATAAATCTGCATGTTTGCCAATGATTGAACGGCTAACGTCAATGCTGCCCAATCCTCATCTTGCATATTACCAGTGGTCAATTTATTAGAATTAATCCCACCTTCAGCAGCAACTAAACGAGTTACCAAGTCAACAGCCCCCATCTCCAAAGAAAAAATCACAACGGGTTTCTTTTCGGTTTTGGCTGCATTCTTAGCAATATTTAAGACAAAAGCCGTCTTTCCAACGGCCGGACGGGCACCAATGACAATCATTTGGTCTTCACGGAAGCCATGCGTTAACTCATCTAATTGGTCATAACCCGAAGCAATCCCGATAACTTTGCTATCGTTTTCACTGGCGGCCTGCAAATTTTCTTGAAACTCATTCAAAACGTCTTTAATTCGACGTAAATCATCATCGCCCTGGTTTTGAGCCAGGCGGTCAAGCTGACGGCCGAGCTCCTCGAGCAATTCACTCGATGGCTCAGACCCATCATAGGCTAACGTCATGGACTCGGTTAACGTTTGAATCAAACGGCGCAAAATCGCTTTTTCATGGACGATTTGCGCATAAAATTTTAAGTTTGAAGCAGAGGCCGACGACTGTGAAATTTCAACTAAATAGTCGATACCACCTACATTTTCTAGCTGGCCCATGGCATTCAGTTTATCTTGCAGGGTTAGGATATCAACAGGTCGTTCCTCTTCAACCAACAGCTGCATCGCCTTAAAAATTTCTTGATGCTTCTGTCGATAAAAATCGCTTGGGTCAAGGATGGCTTCCGCTGCGACAATCGCTGCCTCGGATTGAACATCAAAGAAAATAGCACCCAAAACGGCACGTTCAGCTGCTTCATCATTGGGTGCCTGTCGGTACTCATTGCCCATTACTGAAACATCAGCCATTTTAACCCTCGCTAACGTGTACGCGGAGATCTGCCATCACGTCGCGGTGCAATTTAACAGGAACTGTGGTGAAGCCCATTGCGTGAATTGGTTGATTCAAAAGCAACTTACGCTTATCGATTTTTACCTTGTACTGGTCAGACAAAGCGGCCACGATTTGCTTTGTTGAAACAGCTCCAAAAAGGCGGCCATCGGTACCAGCCTTCCCCTTAATTTCGATAACTGTTTTTTCGTTTTCTAGCTTTTCCTTCAACTGCTTAGCCTCGGACAATTCCTCGGCCGCCAACTTTTCTTCGGCCTTCTGTCGACCCTTGACTGCCCCGAGGTTTTTCCCAGTTGCTGGTTCTGCTTTTTTATTCTTGATTAAGAAGTTATTGGCGTAGCCATCAGGAACTTCCTTCACTTCGCCCTTCTTACCACGCCCCTTGACGTCTTCCAAAAATACAACTTTCATCTTTGCCTCCTTTTGGGCTTGTTCATCACGAGCCAAATGCTTTGTTTTATCTTACTGATTTTATGACAACATTGTCAAAAACTTTATTCGGCTTCTTCCGCTTCTTGACTAGTAATGGCCTGTAAGAGTTGATCGGCCGCCTCGTCTGTCGTCACGTCAGACATTTGCGTAGCGGCATTAGACAAATGGCCACCACCGCCAAGGTCTTCCATAATTGTTTGTACATTAAAGTCGCCATTTGACCGGGCGGAAATTCCCACTCGGCCATCATCACGCTTTGTGAGTACAAAGGAAGCCTTGACCCCTTCAACCTGCAGCAATTCATCAGCAGCCTGAGCCGCGATAACACTTTGATAGACGGTATCGTTATCACCAACAGCAATCGCTGAATGATTTTTAATCTCAGCTAAGTGAATCAATTCGGCACGTGCCTTAAAGTCCGAAAACTTTTCCTTCAAGAAGGACTGGAGTAACTCGTTATCGGCGCCATTAGCCCGCAAATAAGAAGCCGCATCAAAGGTTCTTGACCCCGTCCGCAAAACAAAGTTTTTCGTATCGACTTGAATGCCACCGAGCATGGCAGTGGCTTCCAGCCCGGTAATTGATGCACCCTTTTGGTTCTGGTACTGTAGCAATTCCGTGACTAATTCTGACGTTGATGAAGCATAAGGTTCGATATACGTCAGCATTGGCTTGTCCGGTAGGCCATTTTCCGCCAAACGGTGGTGATCAATAACCACAACTCGGTCCTTCAAATCCTTCAATAAATCAGGTGCCCCATCCAATGCTTCCTTGGCATGGTCAACCAAAATCAGCAATGACTTCTCCGTTGCTAAATCGAGCGCTTCTTTTTCGCTAATAATCGATGCACCGAGATCAACACCCGGATTCCCTTCGCCCATTTGGTCTGCTCGAACAGTCGCCAAGAGAGATTGGATATCTGAAAAAATTTCACCCTCATTAACAACAACAAAGGCTTTCTTGTCTCGTGTTTGGCTGAAACGCCACAGGCCCATTGCCGAACCAACGGAATCCATATCTGGCCTTTGGTGACCAACCACAAAAATTTGATCAGACTGATCCATCAATTCAGCAATGGTTTGTGAAATCACCCGAGCACGGACACGTGTTCGCTTTTCCATCGGATTCGTTGTGCCACCATAGAAGCGGGCCGGCAGATCTTCGGCCTTCACAACTACTTGGTCACCACCACGACCCAATGCCAAATCCAGGTTCGTTTGTGCTAACTGAACCAAAGAGTTGATATCCTGTTCACCGTAGGCAATTCCCATTGAAAGCGTTAATGGTGAATTTTGCTGAGCCGTTGCTTCACGGATCATCTTGACGACCGAGAATTTTTCGTCTTCTGCCTGCGCCAAGTCACGTTGGTATCCCATCAATAAATAGGTCACCGGCGACAAACGGCGAACGTATAAATGGTACTTTTTAGCCCAGTCCGTCAACTGTCCCGTCACATAGGTTCGCAACTTCGACGTTTCAGAATCAGGCATTCCTTCTGTCACTTCTTCATAGTTATCGACCGAAACCAGCCCAGTTACCAAGCGGTGATCTGTCAAATCACGATTTAAAGCCTCATTTTCACTCACATCCAAGAGGTAAATGACACCTAACTGCTCCTGGTAGGCAATGTCAAAAGAACGTTCCAACCAGGAAAAACGGTTAACCTTATCGTTTTCATAATTTTTCACAGCAAAGGCCAGGTCACCATCTGCTTCAGACAAACTTTCCCCAATTAAATCTTGATCCATCAATAGGTTTTGGAGGTAGGGGTTCACCCAGACAATCCGCTCCCCCTTACCCAAAAGGATGATACCCATCGGCATTTCTAAGATGGCCTCTTGCTGACCTAGTTTAACTCGGTAAGTCAGCTCCTCTAGGTAGGACTCATTTGATTGGCTAGCTAGAATTA
It contains:
- the dnaB gene encoding replicative DNA helicase; its protein translation is MADVSVMGNEYRQAPNDEAAERAVLGAIFFDVQSEAAIVAAEAILDPSDFYRQKHQEIFKAMQLLVEEERPVDILTLQDKLNAMGQLENVGGIDYLVEISQSSASASNLKFYAQIVHEKAILRRLIQTLTESMTLAYDGSEPSSELLEELGRQLDRLAQNQGDDDLRRIKDVLNEFQENLQAASENDSKVIGIASGYDQLDELTHGFREDQMIVIGARPAVGKTAFVLNIAKNAAKTEKKPVVIFSLEMGAVDLVTRLVAAEGGINSNKLTTGNMQDEDWAALTLAVQSLANMQIYMDDTPGIRMAQISAKLRKLEREVVGRLPEEERDENPHPLGLVMIDYLGLIESANSESRQQAVSEVSRSIKKLAKELHTPIIALAQLSRGVEQRQDQRPILSDLRESGSIEQDADIVAFLYRDDYHPNRAGEDGDEGGNQVEEETVVPIEVLVEKNRAGARGKAELMFNKPTFKFSNMAGTYRQEQSGFGPIPDMSQGW
- the rplI gene encoding 50S ribosomal protein L9, translating into MKVVFLEDVKGRGKKGEVKEVPDGYANNFLIKNKKAEPATGKNLGAVKGRQKAEEKLAAEELSEAKQLKEKLENEKTVIEIKGKAGTDGRLFGAVSTKQIVAALSDQYKVKIDKRKLLLNQPIHAMGFTTVPVKLHRDVMADLRVHVSEG
- a CDS encoding DHH family phosphoesterase, with the translated sequence MKTFSKLRALSRYQQNKNFMTGTIGMFIVAFVSLILALLTNWILGLVWFVCLVTFFTIMLNGLILASQSNESYLEELTYRVKLGQQEAILEMPMGIILLGKGERIVWVNPYLQNLLMDQDLIGESLSEADGDLAFAVKNYENDKVNRFSWLERSFDIAYQEQLGVIYLLDVSENEALNRDLTDHRLVTGLVSVDNYEEVTEGMPDSETSKLRTYVTGQLTDWAKKYHLYVRRLSPVTYLLMGYQRDLAQAEDEKFSVVKMIREATAQQNSPLTLSMGIAYGEQDINSLVQLAQTNLDLALGRGGDQVVVKAEDLPARFYGGTTNPMEKRTRVRARVISQTIAELMDQSDQIFVVGHQRPDMDSVGSAMGLWRFSQTRDKKAFVVVNEGEIFSDIQSLLATVRADQMGEGNPGVDLGASIISEKEALDLATEKSLLILVDHAKEALDGAPDLLKDLKDRVVVIDHHRLAENGLPDKPMLTYIEPYASSTSELVTELLQYQNQKGASITGLEATAMLGGIQVDTKNFVLRTGSRTFDAASYLRANGADNELLQSFLKEKFSDFKARAELIHLAEIKNHSAIAVGDNDTVYQSVIAAQAADELLQVEGVKASFVLTKRDDGRVGISARSNGDFNVQTIMEDLGGGGHLSNAATQMSDVTTDEAADQLLQAITSQEAEEAE